Proteins from a single region of Brevinematia bacterium:
- the lspA gene encoding signal peptidase II codes for MGSFSSKLKITLKNILEFAVVNVVTISIVLGVLVLDQVTKYLARTFLEYGKPVNVVGDFVRFTLVFNRGVSFGIFNSSEATVIHLLLPFLVILIILFLVYVYITISKEIDISLIPLVKVSFGLIWGGALGNLIDRIIFSYVTDFIDVGIKNIWRFYIFNVADSCITIGTLIIIFAMIYSDITRKKKQKVYESDKSIS; via the coding sequence ATGGGTAGCTTTTCATCTAAACTAAAGATAACCTTGAAAAACATCCTAGAGTTTGCAGTTGTTAATGTGGTTACCATATCAATAGTTCTAGGTGTCTTGGTGTTAGATCAAGTAACAAAATATCTAGCAAGAACCTTTCTAGAGTACGGTAAGCCTGTGAACGTAGTTGGAGATTTTGTTAGATTCACGTTAGTATTCAACCGAGGAGTCAGCTTTGGAATATTTAACTCATCTGAAGCAACAGTAATTCATTTACTACTTCCGTTTCTGGTAATCTTGATCATCTTATTCTTGGTTTACGTTTATATAACAATTTCCAAGGAAATTGACATCTCTCTAATTCCTCTGGTTAAAGTTAGTTTTGGACTTATATGGGGTGGAGCCCTTGGTAATCTAATAGACAGAATCATCTTCTCCTACGTAACTGACTTTATAGATGTTGGAATCAAAAACATATGGAGATTTTACATATTCAATGTTGCAGATAGTTGCATAACGATCGGAACCTTGATTATTATATTTGCGATGATATATTCCGATATAACAAGAAAAAAGAAGCAAAAAGTATATGAAAGCGATAAAAGCATTTCTTAG